A stretch of the Bacteroidota bacterium genome encodes the following:
- a CDS encoding RluA family pseudouridine synthase, translated as MEEIEEKVDGGELYEHYKFIADKGQEPLRVDKYLMNFIENATRNKIQNAAKAGNILVNGNEVKPNYRVKAGDEVKVILAYPPRDGTVLPEDIPLDIVYEDDDLIVVNKEHGMVVHPGHGNYSGTLVNALTFHFDNLPDKSENLDRPGLVHRIDKGTSGLLVIAKNEFAMAHLAKQFFNKTTEREYVALVWGDVEEDEGTIEGHIGRSVKNRMQMSVYPEGELGKEAVTHYKVLERLGYITMVSCRLETGRTHQIRAHFKYIGHTLFGDERYGGDKILKGTTFTNYRQFVQNCLTLLPRQALHARTLGFEHPVSGEFMRFEVPIPDDIQAVVEKWRVYSKSRTSND; from the coding sequence ATGGAAGAGATAGAGGAAAAGGTAGATGGAGGGGAACTTTACGAGCATTATAAATTTATTGCCGATAAGGGGCAGGAGCCTTTAAGAGTAGATAAGTATTTGATGAATTTTATTGAGAATGCTACTCGAAATAAGATTCAAAATGCTGCTAAAGCCGGAAATATATTGGTGAATGGAAATGAAGTTAAACCAAATTATAGAGTTAAAGCCGGTGATGAAGTAAAAGTGATATTGGCATATCCGCCAAGAGACGGTACTGTGCTTCCTGAAGATATACCTTTGGATATTGTTTATGAAGATGATGATTTGATCGTAGTAAATAAGGAGCATGGGATGGTAGTACATCCCGGACACGGCAATTACAGTGGAACCCTGGTGAACGCTCTGACTTTTCATTTTGATAACTTACCTGATAAAAGTGAAAACCTGGACAGGCCCGGATTGGTTCACAGAATCGATAAGGGAACAAGCGGATTACTGGTAATCGCCAAAAATGAATTTGCTATGGCTCATTTGGCTAAACAGTTTTTCAATAAAACTACTGAAAGAGAATATGTGGCTTTGGTTTGGGGCGATGTCGAAGAAGATGAAGGGACTATAGAAGGACATATCGGCAGAAGTGTGAAGAATAGAATGCAGATGTCTGTCTATCCTGAAGGGGAACTGGGAAAAGAGGCTGTTACACACTATAAAGTATTAGAGCGATTGGGTTATATAACTATGGTTTCGTGCAGACTTGAAACCGGAAGGACTCACCAGATAAGAGCACATTTTAAATATATTGGTCATACCTTATTTGGAGATGAAAGATATGGCGGAGATAAAATATTAAAAGGTACAACGTTTACAAATTATAGGCAGTTTGTGCAGAATTGTTTAACGTTGTTGCCACGTCAGGCATTGCATGCAAGAACATTAGGCTTTGAGCATCCTGTTAGTGGGGAGTTTATGAGATTTGAAGTTCCGATACCTGATGATATCCAGGCTGTTGTAGAGAAGTGGAGAGTGTATTCTAAAAGTAGAACTTCTAACGATTAG